In Haematobia irritans isolate KBUSLIRL chromosome 1, ASM5000362v1, whole genome shotgun sequence, a genomic segment contains:
- the LOC142219747 gene encoding uncharacterized protein LOC142219747 gives MHIFYKKTSKLTSVTIFTMSGLVGLRILNIFNLILIFSCHIPSKSQAMKDGYTEYVPPSYPTNLIQKDWSQRKLNISVKDLQFHRKVYDVEVFDDDVWLVTVPKAGTTWMQELLWLVMNDFDFASAKEEHLELRSPFMEFDYYIHNNLTTAFKRIEELKRPRLIKTHLSLPFLPHQLWDKKPKVVYVVRNLKDAIVSGYYHVRAVGMISNDTTLDSFVKYEIEDGFEGEDPFPHMMEFYTLRNESWIFYTSFEKMKMNLRQVITDVCKFLNKTIDETTMEKMLKHLSFEEMKKNPKTNHLWEFQQTQKTNMPEFNFVRKGQVNSYREELSEEMVRKLDHWVDDNLKIYNVTLDDLLLLNIEDKNTNFHSHQSQNWHSQQSLCCIHTVLSCCWGLTRIMSSFTEYQPPRYPSNLLQKDWNKRKLHYRTERLEYIKKVHNVEVFPNDVWLVTLPKCGTTWMQELLWLVMNDYDFETAKNEHLEVRSPYMEFDYMINNDLENCFKPIEELKRPRLIKTHLSLPLLPHQIWDKKPKVVYVARNIKDATVSEYYHACTVGAVVDKSLDDYVREEIEGTKLHDPFLHITEFYAMRHEPWLFYTSFEQMKLNLRQVITDVCRFLDKTVDEETMEKMLKHLSFEEMKKNPKTNHIWEFDQARAKRGIANDKPYEYNFIRKGKMNAYREELSPDMVSKIDDWVQTNLKQLNVTLSELLLIDNDAATKSI, from the exons atgcatatattttacaaaaaaacaagCAAATTAACCTCAGTCACAATATTTACGATGTCCGGGTTAGTTGGCTTaagaatattaaatatttttaatttgatcttAATATTTTC ATGTCATATACCTTCCAAGTCGCAAGCAATGAAAGATGGTTACACGGAATATGTTCCACCTAGTTATCCcacaaatttaatacaaaaggATTGGTCTCAAAGAAAACTCAATATTTCGGTAaaagatttgcaatttcatagAAAGGTCTATGACGTTGAAGTTTTCGACGATGATGTATGGCTGGTGACAGTCCCCAAAGCTGGAACCACATGGATGCAAGAATTGTTGTGGCTGGTTATGAATGATTTCGATTTCGCCTCAGCTAAAGAGGAACATTTGGAATTGAGATCACCATTTATGGA ATTTGATTattatattcataataatttgacGACAGCCTTCAAACGTATAGAAGAACTTAAGCGGCCACGTTTGATAAAGACTCATTTAAGTTTACCATTTTTACCACATCAACTTTGGGATAAGAAACCCAAG GTAGTTTATGTTGTTCGTAATCTTAAAGATGCTATAGTATCCGGATATTACCATGTACGAGCTGTTGGTATGATTTCAAACGATACAACCTTGGATAGTTTTGTAAAATACGAAATTGAAGATGGTTTTGAAGGAGAAGATCCATTTCCCCATATGATGGAATTTTATACTCTAAGAAATGAATCGTGGATTTTCTATACCAGTTTTGAAAAGATGAAAATGAATTTGAGACAAGTGATAACAGATGTATGCaagtttttgaataaaactATTGATGAGACTACgatggaaaaaatgctgaaacatTTGTCATTTGAGGAAATGAAAAAGAATCCAAAAACCAATCATTTGTGGGAATTTCAACAAACTCAGAAGACCAATATGCCTGA ATTCAATTTTGTGCGTAAGGGCCAGGTGAATAGTTATCGTGAAGAATTATCCGAGGAAATGGTTCGTAAACTCGATCATTGGGTTGATGATAATTTGAAGATATACAATGTTACTCTGGATGATTTGTTGCTGTTGAatattgaagataaaaat ACAAATTTTCACTCACATCAATCTCAAAATTGGCACTCACAACAGTCTCTGTGTTGCATTCATACAGTACTCTCGTGTTGTTGGGGCCTTACACGCATCATGAGTTCTTTTACAGAATATCAACCTCCGCGCTATCCAagtaatttattacaaaaagatTGGAATAAAAGAAAACTACACTATCGAACAGAACGATTGGAATACATTAAAAAAGTGCACAATGTTGAGGTATTTCCGAATGATGTATGGTTGGTGACCTTGCCCAAATGTGGTACCACCTGGATGCAGGAATTGTTATGGTTGGTAATGAATGACTATGATTTTGAAACAGCCAAGAATGAACATTTGGAAGTTCGATCACCCTATATGGA GTTTGATTATATGATCAATAATGATTTGGAGAATTGTTTCAAACCCATAGAAGAATTGAAACGCCCTCGTCTGATTAAAACACATTTAAGTTTGCCTCTATTGCCCCATCAGATATGGGATAAAAAACCCAAG GTTGTCTATGTTGCCCGTAATATAAAAGATGCCACTGTTTCGGAATATTATCATGCATGTACTGTTGGCGCTGTAGTGGACAAGTCATTGGATGACTATGTTCGTGAAGAAATTGAGGGCACCAAATTGCATGATCCATTCTtacatataacagaattttatgCAATGCGTCACGAGCCCTGGCTATTCTATACTAGTTTCGAGCAAATGAAACTGAATTTACGTCAGGTCATTACAGATGTCTGTCGATTTCTAGATAAAACCGTTGATGAGGAGACCATGGAAAAAATGCTTAAACATTTATCATTTGAGGAAATGAAAAAGAATCCAAAAACCAATCATATTTGGGAATTTGATCAAGCACGTGCTAAACGTGGTATCGCAAATGACAAACCATATGA atataattttattcgtAAGGGGAAGATGAATGCCTATCGAGAAGAATTGTCTCCAGACATGGTCAGCAAAATTGATGATTGggttcaaacaaatttgaaacaGTTGAATGTTACCTTGAGTGAATTATTATTGATTGATAACGATGCAGCTACAAAATCCATTTGA